CAAACAGCTGGAAGAAATCATAGTTTTCCAGTGCGTAGGGAAAGGTCTCTTCCGACCAGTTCGTTAGTCCGAAAAGATGATAATCTGTATGAGCCAGTTTTCTGAGAATCTCTACATTTTGGGGAATATCACTTTTCAGCATTACCGTCCAGTTATCATAATAGGCTCGGATCTCTTTTTCCCATTCCGGGAATTTTTTTATCTGAATTTCTGTACCTTCCTCCAAAGATCTTCCCCTGTCCTGTTCGATATTCCATTCATCCTGTGCAATGTTTTCAAGGAAATATTCCATTTTTTCATCATCATTGAAATAGGTTTTGAAGAAATACCTAGGGTTCCAGTCCATCAGAACACCACCAAAATCGAATATAATATTTTTTACTTTCATAATAAATCAAATGTTGAGCCTGCTTAAATTTTTGAGCTAAAAAAGTTCCGGGAAAATGAGCCGTTTAGAGTGACAGAAAAGAACTGCAATTCTGAAACTCATAACAAAGATAAACTGGAAAAATGGATTGGCAAAAGGGATTTTCTGCAAGATTGGATTTAGGAAGAAATTTTTCAACTCAATAAATTCACAATTCGTTTAAGGTTTAAGCACCATCCAAAGGTCCTTTAAATCGGGAATATAAGTGGTGATTAATGATACATTTTGTTCCGGATAATTTTTTGCTTCCAGGCAGCCCCATTCACCCTTTGTTCTATAAGGAATCACCTCTGCCCAAAGTGCTTTAGAAGGATCAATGGCCAATAAAGCAGCTACAGTGTCGTGGAGCGCTTTTTCTTTGAGTTCTACGGCATCCAGAAACAGGCTGAGACCTTTGTTGTGGCTTCGAAACGGGATAAGTAATTCAGCATCAGCTTTCGTGAATATAGCGCCATGACATACATTTTTACTGATCATGCGTCTTTCGCTCATCGGGATCGAAAACAGCGCTTCAGCAGCAAGCGGGTTACCGTTCAGATTAAAGGTTGCACAAGTGCGTTTCCCATCGAATTTCTCCAGGCGGTATTCTTTAGGAACAATATTGTCTCCTGCAAAGCCTCCCTGACAAAACCAGCGGTTGAAGAAAACTCCGGTTTCGAATAAAGCATGTGGATTCGTAAGTGCTGCTCCGGTTAACAATGTACAATCGGGAAACTGACGGAGTGTTTCTGCCATGA
This region of Chryseobacterium vaccae genomic DNA includes:
- a CDS encoding HAD family hydrolase, coding for MKVKNIIFDFGGVLMDWNPRYFFKTYFNDDEKMEYFLENIAQDEWNIEQDRGRSLEEGTEIQIKKFPEWEKEIRAYYDNWTVMLKSDIPQNVEILRKLAHTDYHLFGLTNWSEETFPYALENYDFFQLFEGKIVVSGTEKLIKPDPKIWHVLLERYNIHAQESVFIDDNPKNIEAAQSLGFHTIQINPDTDLRQELAGLGVLF
- a CDS encoding nucleoside hydrolase — protein: MAPKLPFHFDMETADPDDSMTLAILATHPLVHLVSVSVHPGGTDQIGAVRHILRILDREDVRIGAGTPKSTASRVSGFHRDWVGNFEHSEADDTAANIMAETLRQFPDCTLLTGAALTNPHALFETGVFFNRWFCQGGFAGDNIVPKEYRLEKFDGKRTCATFNLNGNPLAAEALFSIPMSERRMISKNVCHGAIFTKADAELLIPFRSHNKGLSLFLDAVELKEKALHDTVAALLAIDPSKALWAEVIPYRTKGEWGCLEAKNYPEQNVSLITTYIPDLKDLWMVLKP